Part of the Pseudodesulfovibrio mercurii genome is shown below.
TGCATGGTCCCGATGCTGTCAACGATCCCCTTTGCGTCACGGTTCCCCGGTCTCGTCCTCGATCCAGCGGAGGAAGTCCGGGTTGCCGCCGGTGACGGGCAGCGCGACCACGCAGGGAACCTCGTAGCCGTGGGCCGCCTTGACGGCGTCGGTCAGCGCCTCCACCAGGTCGGTGCGGGTCTTGGCGATGAGGACCGTCTCCTCGGCCCGCTCCATGCGGCCCCGCCACCAGTAGACGGAGCGCATGCCGGGCAGAATGTTGGCGCAGGCGGCCAGCCGTTTCTCCACGAGCATGGTCCCGATGGCCTCGGCCTCGCCGGGGCTCGCGCAGGTCATGTAGACGAACGATGCGGACATGGGTTCCTCCATTGGGGACGATGATACATTGTTCTGCGGCGGACGCAACCGGGGAGCCGCGCCTTTGGCCCTTGAGCCGAGCGCCCGCAGGTGCTAACAAGCCTCCGACACGGAGGTCTCATGAACAGGAAAGAACGCGCAGCCGAAATTTTCGCCCGCCTGTCCCGGCGGTACCCCGCCCCCAAACCGGCCCTAGCCTACACCAACGCCTGGGAACTGCTGGTGGCCACGGCCCTGTCCGCCCAGTGCACGGACGAACGGGTGAACATGGTCACCCCGGTCTTCTTCGAACGCTGGCCGTCCATCGAGGACGCGGCCGAGGCCGACGTGGCCGAGATCGAGGAGGTGGTCCGCTCCACGGGCTTTTTCCGCAACAAGGCCAAGAACATCAAGGCCGCGGCCACCCGGATCATGGAGGTCTACAACGGCGAGGTGCCCCGGACCATGGCCGAGCTGATCACCCTTGGCGGCGTGGCCCGCAAGACCGCGTCCATCGTCCTGGCCAACGCCTTCGGCGTGAACGAGGGCATCGCCGTGGACACCCACGTGAAGCGGCTGGCCTTCCGCATGGGGCTGACCACCAAGACCGAGCCCGTGCAGATCGAAAAGGACCTCATGCCCCTCTTCCCTCGCGAGACCTGGGGCGACGTCAACCACCTGCTGGTCTTCTTCGGCCGGGAGGTCTGCCCGGCGCGCAAGCCCCACTGCGACGTCTGCGAACTGAACGACATCTGTCCGAAAAAGGGGGTCGCGTAATGGCCCGGCCCGGCGACTTCACCGTCCACGCCAAGGACAATCTGGCCCGGCGCGGGACCCTGACCACGGCCCACGGCGACATCCAGACGCCCATCTTCATGCCCGTGGGCACCCAGGGCACGGTCAAAAGCCTGACGCCCCGCGACCTGGAGGAGATGGAGGCCCAGATCATCCTGGGCAACACCTACCACCTGTACCTGCGGCCCGGCGACGAGCTGGTGGCCCGGCGCGGCGGCCTGCACAAGTTCGCCAACTGGAAGCGCCCCATCCTAACCGACTCCGGAGGATTCCAGGTCTTCAGCCTGGAGGGCATCCGCAAGCTCTCCGAGGAGGGCGTGGAGTTCCGCTCCTACATCGACGGGTCCAAGCATTTCTTCTCCCCGGAAAAGGCCATCGACATCCAGCGCAACCTCGGCTCGGACATCATGATGGTGCTCGACGAGTGCGTGGGCTACGGCAACGACCGTGCCTACACCGAGAAGTCCCTGGAGATGACCACCCGCTGGGCCAAACGGTGCCGCGACCACTACCCCAAGGGATCGGGCTACCAGCTCATGTTCGGCATCGTCCAGGGCGGGTTTTACAAGGATCTGCGCGACCGCAGCCTGGAACAGCTGCGCGGGATCGACTTCGAGGGGTTCGCCATCGGCGGGCTGTCCGTGGGCGAGTCCACGGAGGAAATGTACGACCTGCTGCACCACATCACCCCGAAGATGCCGGCCGACAAGCCGCGCTACCTTATGGGCGTGGGCACCCCGCTGGACATCCTCGAGGGCGTGTCCGTGGGCGTGGACATGTTCGACTGCGTCCTTCCCTCGCGCAACGCCCGCAACGGGACCCTGTTCACCTCGCTCGGCAAGGTCAACATCAAGCGGGCCGAGTACGCCGAGGACGACTCACCCCTGGACCCCAACTGTGGCTGCTATACC
Proteins encoded:
- the cutA gene encoding divalent-cation tolerance protein CutA, with amino-acid sequence MSASFVYMTCASPGEAEAIGTMLVEKRLAACANILPGMRSVYWWRGRMERAEETVLIAKTRTDLVEALTDAVKAAHGYEVPCVVALPVTGGNPDFLRWIEDETGEP
- the nth gene encoding endonuclease III, whose product is MNRKERAAEIFARLSRRYPAPKPALAYTNAWELLVATALSAQCTDERVNMVTPVFFERWPSIEDAAEADVAEIEEVVRSTGFFRNKAKNIKAAATRIMEVYNGEVPRTMAELITLGGVARKTASIVLANAFGVNEGIAVDTHVKRLAFRMGLTTKTEPVQIEKDLMPLFPRETWGDVNHLLVFFGREVCPARKPHCDVCELNDICPKKGVA
- the tgt gene encoding tRNA guanosine(34) transglycosylase Tgt; the encoded protein is MARPGDFTVHAKDNLARRGTLTTAHGDIQTPIFMPVGTQGTVKSLTPRDLEEMEAQIILGNTYHLYLRPGDELVARRGGLHKFANWKRPILTDSGGFQVFSLEGIRKLSEEGVEFRSYIDGSKHFFSPEKAIDIQRNLGSDIMMVLDECVGYGNDRAYTEKSLEMTTRWAKRCRDHYPKGSGYQLMFGIVQGGFYKDLRDRSLEQLRGIDFEGFAIGGLSVGESTEEMYDLLHHITPKMPADKPRYLMGVGTPLDILEGVSVGVDMFDCVLPSRNARNGTLFTSLGKVNIKRAEYAEDDSPLDPNCGCYTCRNFSKAYLRHLYMAKELLSYRLNTYHNLYFYLNLMKQIRQAIEEGTFRELKAKYEAAYGRE